In Acidovorax sp. 106, the following proteins share a genomic window:
- a CDS encoding 3-deoxy-7-phosphoheptulonate synthase gives MSVQANPTSDAWYRSVDKTSQTDDERIKDITVLPPPEHLIRFFPISNTPVEGLISQTRKNIHNIMAGQDDRLLVIIGPCSIHDPVAAVDYARRLKAVREQYKDTLEIVMRVYFEKPRTTVGWKGLINDPYLDETYRIDEGLRIARQLLIDINRLGMPAGSEFLDVISPQYIGDLISWGAIGARTTESQVHRELASGLSAPIGFKNGTDGNIRIATDAIQSASRGHHFLSVHKNGQVAIVNTNGNKDCHVILRGGKAPNYDAASVAAACKDLEAAKLPATLMVDCSHANSSKQHERQLDVARDIGGQIASGSRSVFGVMIESHINAGAQKFTPGKDDACALEYGKSITDACLGWDDSLAALADLSAAVQARRAR, from the coding sequence ATGAGCGTGCAAGCCAATCCCACCAGCGATGCCTGGTACCGCAGCGTCGACAAAACCAGCCAGACCGACGACGAACGTATCAAGGACATTACCGTGTTGCCTCCTCCAGAGCATCTGATCCGCTTTTTCCCTATCAGCAATACGCCGGTGGAAGGGCTCATCAGCCAGACCCGCAAGAACATCCACAACATCATGGCCGGCCAGGACGACCGCCTGCTGGTGATTATTGGCCCTTGCTCTATCCACGACCCCGTAGCCGCAGTGGACTACGCCCGTCGCCTGAAGGCCGTGCGCGAGCAGTACAAGGACACGCTGGAGATCGTCATGCGCGTGTACTTCGAAAAGCCCCGCACCACCGTGGGCTGGAAGGGCCTCATCAACGACCCCTACCTGGACGAAACCTACCGCATCGACGAAGGCCTGCGCATTGCGCGCCAGCTGCTGATCGACATCAACCGCCTGGGCATGCCAGCGGGCAGTGAGTTCCTTGATGTGATCTCGCCCCAGTACATCGGTGACCTCATCAGCTGGGGTGCCATTGGTGCGCGCACCACCGAAAGCCAGGTGCACCGCGAACTGGCCTCGGGCCTGTCTGCGCCCATCGGCTTCAAGAACGGTACGGACGGCAACATCCGCATCGCGACCGACGCCATCCAATCGGCCAGCCGGGGCCACCACTTCTTGTCGGTGCACAAGAATGGCCAGGTGGCCATCGTCAACACCAACGGCAACAAGGACTGCCACGTCATCCTGCGCGGTGGCAAGGCCCCCAACTATGACGCCGCCAGCGTGGCCGCTGCATGCAAAGACCTGGAGGCCGCCAAGCTGCCGGCCACGCTGATGGTGGACTGCAGCCACGCCAACAGCAGCAAGCAGCACGAGCGCCAGCTCGATGTGGCGCGCGACATTGGTGGCCAGATTGCCAGCGGCTCGCGCAGCGTGTTCGGCGTGATGATCGAAAGCCACATCAACGCTGGCGCACAAAAGTTCACCCCCGGCAAGGACGATGCCTGCGCGCTGGAATACGGCAAGAGCATCACCGACGCCTGCCTGGGCTGGGACGACTCGCTGGCCGCGCTGGCCGACCTGTCGGCCGCTGTGCAGGCGCGCCGCGCACGCTGA
- the tldD gene encoding metalloprotease TldD, translated as MTFRSSTAAPQRAATTQRIDVARELLLTPFGLDEGHLARALAEIRAHQVDDADLYFQYTRSEGWSLEEGIVKTGSFSIDQGVGVRAVSGEKTAFAYSDDISEASLLDAARTVRSISSAAQGTRVRVPAKKIATSRSLYQGVDPIASLDSTAKVALLERLEQRARAKDPRVAQVMAGLASEYDVVLVARADGTLAADVRPLVRLSITVIAEQNGRREVGSAGGGGRFGLAYFDDALLGKYVDEAVNAALVNLESRPAPAGEMTVVLGSGWPGILLHEAVGHGLEGDFNRKGSSAFSGRIGQRVAAKGVTVLDDGTIADRRGSLNVDDEGNPSQRNVLIEDGILKGYIQDSLNARLMGVAPTGNGRRESYAHIPMPRMTNTYMLGGDKDPQEIIASIKKGLYASNFGGGQVDITSGKFVFSASEAYWVENGKIQYPVKGATIVGSGPESLKKVTMIGNDMRLDSGVGTCGKEGQSVPVGVGQPTLRIEGLTVGGTA; from the coding sequence ATGACCTTTCGCTCCTCTACTGCTGCGCCCCAGCGTGCCGCCACCACCCAACGCATCGATGTCGCCCGTGAACTGCTCCTGACGCCCTTTGGGCTGGACGAAGGGCACCTGGCACGTGCTCTGGCAGAAATCCGCGCCCACCAGGTGGACGACGCGGACCTGTACTTCCAGTACACCCGCAGCGAAGGCTGGAGTCTGGAAGAAGGCATCGTGAAAACCGGCTCCTTCAGCATCGACCAAGGCGTGGGTGTGCGCGCCGTCAGTGGCGAGAAGACCGCGTTTGCGTATTCCGACGATATTTCTGAAGCCTCGCTGCTGGACGCCGCGCGCACGGTGCGCTCGATCTCGTCTGCGGCGCAAGGTACGCGGGTGCGTGTGCCCGCCAAGAAGATTGCCACCAGCCGCAGCCTGTACCAGGGCGTGGACCCGATTGCTTCGCTGGACAGCACCGCCAAGGTGGCCCTGCTCGAGCGCCTGGAGCAGCGCGCCCGCGCTAAGGACCCGCGCGTAGCGCAGGTGATGGCCGGGTTGGCGAGTGAATATGACGTAGTGCTGGTGGCCCGTGCCGACGGCACCCTGGCGGCCGATGTGCGTCCGCTGGTGCGCCTGTCAATCACGGTGATCGCCGAGCAAAATGGCCGCCGCGAAGTGGGATCGGCCGGTGGCGGTGGCCGCTTTGGCCTGGCCTATTTCGACGACGCCCTGCTGGGCAAGTATGTGGACGAGGCCGTGAATGCCGCATTGGTCAATCTGGAATCGCGCCCCGCACCGGCGGGCGAGATGACGGTGGTGCTGGGTTCGGGCTGGCCTGGCATTTTGTTGCACGAGGCCGTGGGCCATGGCCTGGAAGGGGACTTCAACCGCAAGGGCTCCAGCGCCTTCAGCGGCCGCATTGGCCAGCGCGTGGCCGCCAAGGGTGTGACGGTGCTGGACGACGGCACCATTGCCGACCGCCGTGGTTCGCTGAACGTGGACGACGAGGGCAACCCCAGCCAGCGCAATGTGCTGATCGAAGACGGCATTTTGAAGGGCTACATCCAGGATTCGCTCAACGCCCGCCTGATGGGTGTGGCCCCCACGGGCAATGGCCGCCGCGAAAGCTACGCCCACATCCCCATGCCGCGCATGACCAACACCTACATGCTGGGTGGCGACAAAGACCCGCAAGAGATCATCGCCAGCATCAAGAAGGGGCTGTACGCCAGCAACTTTGGTGGCGGCCAGGTGGACATCACGTCGGGCAAGTTTGTTTTCTCTGCCAGCGAAGCCTACTGGGTGGAAAACGGCAAGATCCAGTACCCCGTCAAAGGCGCCACCATCGTGGGCAGCGGCCCCGAGTCGCTCAAGAAGGTGACCATGATCGGCAACGACATGCGCCTCGATAGCGGCGTAGGCACCTGCGGTAAGGAAGGCCAGAGCGTGCCCGTGGGCGTGGGCCAGCCCACGCTGCGCATCGAAGGCCTGACGGTGGGCGGCACCGCCTGA
- a CDS encoding YegP family protein yields the protein MAAKFELKKTTNDKFVFNLLASNGQVILTSETYDSHAGALQGIESVKKHAPNDTRYGRLCARNGAPYFTLKAANGQVIGQSQMYSGAKARDAGIEAVQSYALAASLHDLTAP from the coding sequence ATGGCAGCGAAGTTCGAGCTCAAGAAGACGACCAATGACAAGTTCGTTTTCAACCTGCTGGCCTCTAATGGCCAGGTGATTTTGACCAGCGAGACCTATGACTCGCACGCGGGTGCCTTGCAGGGCATCGAGTCGGTCAAAAAGCATGCCCCGAACGACACCCGCTATGGGCGCCTTTGTGCCCGCAACGGGGCCCCATATTTCACCCTCAAGGCGGCCAACGGCCAGGTGATTGGCCAAAGCCAGATGTACTCGGGCGCCAAGGCCCGTGACGCGGGCATTGAGGCGGTGCAAAGCTATGCGCTGGCGGCCAGTCTGCATGACCTGACGGCGCCGTAG
- the rodA gene encoding rod shape-determining protein RodA: MAAVFEKTSLSQRVLPLFRGFDLPLLLVVLLLACAGLVAMYSSGYDHGTRFADHGRNMLIAAAILFLVAQVPPQKIMAFAVPLYAAGVALLFAVALFGITKKGATRWLSIGVTQIQPSEILKIAMPLMLAWWFQKREGQLRPLDFAAAGLLLVMPVGLIMKQPDLGTSLLVLAAGLSVIFFAGLPWKLVLPPVLLGGIGIALIVWFEPQLCADGVRWPVLHDYQQQRICTLLDPTRDPLGKGFHIIQGMIAIGSGGITGKGFMAGTQTHLEFIPERTTDFIFAAYSEEFGLAGNLFLVVGFLLLVWRGLYIALGATTLFGRLMAGAVSMIFFTYAFVNMGMVSGILPVVGVPLPFVSYGGTAMVTLGLALGILMSVARAQRQEPQKARTPL; the protein is encoded by the coding sequence ATGGCCGCCGTTTTTGAAAAGACCTCGCTCTCGCAGCGCGTACTGCCCCTGTTCAGGGGGTTTGATCTGCCCTTGCTTCTTGTGGTGCTGCTGCTGGCGTGCGCCGGGTTGGTGGCCATGTACTCCTCGGGTTACGACCACGGCACGCGGTTTGCAGACCATGGGCGCAACATGCTGATCGCCGCCGCCATCTTGTTTTTGGTGGCACAGGTGCCTCCCCAAAAGATCATGGCCTTTGCCGTGCCGCTTTATGCCGCAGGCGTGGCGCTGCTGTTTGCTGTGGCACTGTTTGGCATTACCAAGAAGGGGGCGACCCGCTGGCTGAGCATCGGCGTCACGCAAATCCAGCCCAGCGAGATTTTGAAAATCGCCATGCCCTTGATGCTGGCCTGGTGGTTCCAGAAGCGCGAGGGGCAATTGCGCCCGCTGGACTTTGCCGCCGCCGGGCTGCTGCTGGTCATGCCGGTGGGCCTGATCATGAAGCAGCCAGACCTGGGCACCTCGCTGCTGGTGTTGGCGGCGGGGCTGTCGGTGATCTTTTTTGCGGGCTTACCGTGGAAACTGGTGCTGCCGCCCGTGCTGCTGGGCGGCATTGGCATTGCGCTCATCGTGTGGTTTGAGCCGCAACTGTGCGCCGATGGGGTGCGCTGGCCCGTGCTGCACGACTACCAGCAGCAGCGCATCTGTACCCTGCTGGACCCCACCCGCGACCCACTGGGCAAGGGTTTTCACATCATCCAGGGCATGATCGCCATCGGCTCCGGCGGCATCACCGGCAAGGGCTTCATGGCGGGCACGCAGACGCACCTGGAGTTCATCCCCGAGCGCACCACCGACTTCATCTTTGCCGCCTATTCCGAAGAGTTTGGCCTGGCTGGCAACCTGTTTCTGGTCGTGGGCTTTTTGCTGCTGGTCTGGCGTGGGTTGTACATCGCCCTGGGCGCCACCACCCTGTTTGGCCGCCTCATGGCCGGGGCCGTGTCGATGATTTTCTTCACCTACGCCTTTGTGAACATGGGCATGGTCAGCGGCATCTTGCCCGTGGTGGGGGTGCCGCTGCCGTTCGTCAGTTATGGTGGCACAGCCATGGTCACGCTGGGGCTGGCGCTGGGAATTTTGATGTCGGTGGCGCGGGCGCAGCGCCAGGAGCCGCAGAAGGCGCGCACGCCGCTGTAG